The following nucleotide sequence is from Mycosarcoma maydis chromosome 21, whole genome shotgun sequence.
ACAAGAGGTCGCAATGCGGCAAGAACGCCTCGACCTGCTACGACATTAACGGTGATGGCTTTGCCGACCCTGGTGCCGATGGATCCGAGGAAAACGCCGTCTACATTCCTGCGCCTCTCAACGTGTGGATCCAATCGGGCTCCTACATTCTCATCGCCATTTCCGAGATTCTGGCGTCGATTACCGGTCTCGAGTACGCCTTTTCCAAGGCTCCCAAGTCGATGCGTTCGCTCGTCATGTCCATGTTTCTCTTCACCTCGGCTATCGCTGCCGCCCTGCAGCAAGccttcatctcgctctccgAGGACCCCAACCTGGTCTGGAGCTACACGGTGTTTGGCTGCCTCGCCTTTGTCGGCTTCATCGGCTTCTCGATTTCGTTCAGGAAGCTCGACTCACAGGAAGACGCGCTGAaccagctcgatgccgGAACGGTCAACGCCACCGACAGCGCTATTACTTCGGAGCCTGGACAATCGGAGAAGGCGCTTGCCCCCTAACCGCGCGAAATCAAGTCACTTGTgtctctttctttcttgCGGTGATCCCTttgtattcgtgattctgtgtATTTTATGCATGCTGCTCTCGTCTCTTTGCTTTTCCTTGTCACATTGGGCTTGCTGCAACCAAAAACAAAATTGGATATacctttttttttctctctctctgcgCTCTCTTGAGCATGTGTTCGGTGAGGCACAAGTTTACGTGTTGAATCAAGAAGACAGCATCCATCGATGACCAGAtggcgttggtggtgcgcgGTGCACCGTTGCTTTCGACTGGGCAAACAAGAGTTGGGCTGATTTGGACGATAGGTGCACGTGGCAAGTTTGCTAAGAGCGCCGGAAAGGAATGAGGATTAGTAGAGGTATCTGCAACAGGAGAGGGACGGCAAGAGCTGGTCGTGCACGCTGTCgagcaccaagcaccaagtcTGAGTGACGAGATGGAATAGTTTTAGCTGTTACACCGGCAGTGCATGAGCGGTGTACCAGTTTTTAGAACGAGCTTTCTGCTTTCAGCTTCCAGCTTCCAGCTTGGTgcgtgatttgtgatttttCGATGGAAAGGAAACACGAAAACTCAAAGACAGCGccgacactcacgacaGACGACTCACAAACTGCGACCCttccagtcgtgagttgagCATGCATGACTTCAACTGTAAGTGATTCGCCTATTGCAacgcagtcacgagtgtgctTTCTTCCACTTTGCCCATTCACAATTTGCGTGACCGACGACGCACGGTGCCACAAACAGGAAAGTGTCGCGCTTCATGAGGTGGTGCGTGGTACACAAACCCGCAAAGTAACACTGATACGGTTGACACCCACCTTGATCACCCCCATCTctctcgactcgactctCTCGATCCGTTGTTGCTCTCCATCGTTCTCATCTGGGCTGGTCCCAGCTTGAACATCGCCCCGCAAGAGCATGCAATCGTCGGCGTACAAGCCCAGCACGCCCGACTCGCGCACTCGCGCAAAGGTGCGTATCGAGGCTCTCAATTCGCCCTTGCGTCGGTCGAGCTCTTTGGGCCACACGCCAacatcgtcgatgctcgGCTTTCCTATTCCGACTGACCTCCTGTTGGGTCTGCTACTCAACAAAACGCTGCtagcatcagcagctctACTCGTATGCACCTGgctctcgtcctcgcaCAACGAGTCAATACACTCGCGAGTTTCTTCTTCTATAGACGAACCAGGCTCTGCGGCTTCGCGCGAACCCAAcacaagcagcaccagctccTGGGCAATCGCCACCTTTGTGTTTCTgatcgcagctgcagtaCAGGCGATTTGGTTCAAGGCATGGCAGTGGTTACCGGCAGTCAAACGTGTCGATAGGCGCAGGCTCTGCACGTTAGCCGCTATCAACTTTGCTCAGCTTCTCGTTTGGCTCATGGCTCtgcgcaagctcgatgcggtCAACGTGATCATCTTTACCCAGTACTGCGAGATCTGGGCGGTGGACCTTGCAAAGAGCCTCAGTGGTCGCAGTTATGGCGGATACGCAACCCTTTTCGCTCTAGCCGTCTCGTTCCTCTCCTCCATCTCAAATGCTGCCGCACCAGCCACGGGCGCCATCAACTATTCGAGCCATATGCTGGAAATGTATGCCGACGTTGATCTGCCAGATAGTCTCAGAAGGAATAGACCCGCTGGACTCGCATCACCTTCGCAACTCCGAGCCACCTCTGCTGCGGTAGACGCATCGACGGCCAacttgagcgtctttggcACGCTCATCGGTCACGCTTACCTTGTCATGTTTGCGCTTCTCACCATCGAAAGAGAGAGCGCACTGCTGAGTGCGAGCAGAGATACAGGCGGTCGAAGGAGGGCTGGCATTGTAGCCACCATTGTCGCTTCGGCGTTCACGCTGCCCGTATCGCTGCTGTTACGCCTGCTGGGATTCTCGACCTTTCCGGCGCTTTCATCGCTGGTACCCTCGGCTTCTAACAGCGGCGGCTCGGCAGGCTTTAGCCATTTGCCAGCGTACCTGGCCATCAGCTTTGGCTTCTTGATTCTCGACCCGCTCGTCAGCActtcgatcgagtcgcaTGCTTCCACCAAGGACCGCGTGGCACATGGATGGCCAATTGCTGTGCTCGCCGCCTTTGGCATAGGTTTTGTCGGATTTGGCTACAAGCCAAGATGGTCGCAGCTCGCTGTTGCGCTGCTGGTAGGACAAGCGTTACGTAGCATCCTCAAAAATTCGCCGGATCACATCTCGTCTCGGTTTACCACATCCTCAACTAGCAAGGCCGATAACGCGCATGGCAGTGCGGTGGCTACAAGATCTTCCGATGTGTCGGCCGTACAGGAGCTTGTTGAATCGTTTCGATCGGGCGTGGCTGCGTGCAAAGGTACGGTCAAGATCATCATGGCCAATCCAGACTCGCGCAAAATCTTTCAAttcctgctgctcaacctTGCGTTTATGGGTGTGCAGCTGCTTTGGGGAGTTTGGACCAACAGTCTGGGCTTGATTAGCGATGCGATCCACATGTTTTTCGACTGTGCCGCCATCGG
It contains:
- a CDS encoding uncharacterized protein (related to zinc transporter) produces the protein MQSSAYKPSTPDSRTRAKVRIEALNSPLRRSSSLGHTPTSSMLGFPIPTDLLLGLLLNKTLLASAALLVCTWLSSSHNESIHSRVSSSIDEPGSAASREPNTSSTSSWAIATFVFLIAAAVQAIWFKAWQWLPAVKRVDRRRLCTLAAINFAQLLVWLMALRKLDAVNVIIFTQYCEIWAVDLAKSLSGRSYGGYATLFALAVSFLSSISNAAAPATGAINYSSHMLEMYADVDLPDSLRRNRPAGLASPSQLRATSAAVDASTANLSVFGTLIGHAYLVMFALLTIERESALLSASRDTGGRRRAGIVATIVASAFTLPVSLLLRLLGFSTFPALSSLVPSASNSGGSAGFSHLPAYLAISFGFLILDPLVSTSIESHASTKDRVAHGWPIAVLAAFGIGFVGFGYKPRWSQLAVALLVGQALRSILKNSPDHISSRFTTSSTSKADNAHGSAVATRSSDVSAVQELVESFRSGVAACKGTVKIIMANPDSRKIFQFLLLNLAFMGVQLLWGVWTNSLGLISDAIHMFFDCAAIGMGLFASVMATWPTDSTFTYGYARVETLSGFANGIFLILISIFIVFEAVQRIIEPPVMNNNTQLLIVSSMGLGVNLFGMWATGGHHHHGHGHGHGHGHDHGHGHGHGHDHGHGHGHSHNMMGVYLHVMADTLGSVGVIISTLLIGQFGWTGFDPIASLFIAFMIVGSVIPLVLESGRILCLEVGEHRETEMIEALDELRTLHGVVSYHSPRFWPKDAETLVGLIRVQVVWPIAAVGEATAHPHDHSHHHNHDHSHTHNHDHDHGCDRGHGHGHSQRSDHASEPSNASATRSALTPEAIAKNVESLLKSRIHGLESVAVQLEKVGPDAASPNSVFASTPLSSSPSYSSAYDASPTTARSNTASATLSPITAHRPSHHHHHHH